One part of the Acuticoccus sediminis genome encodes these proteins:
- a CDS encoding TRAP transporter small permease subunit has translation MTSFIRFADALSAAFGKAFAWLIILMTIGTSYEVFVRYVLNDPTPWAFDVSFINYGTLFMMGGAYTLSRGGHVRGDFLYRLWKPRTQAIVDLTLYLFFFFPGVTALIFAGWKYASRSWRYGEVSVNSPAGIPIFQFKTVIVAAGILLFIQGIAEILRAIRCIQTGEWMRAHEDVHETEDELMNKAAEAEAGNHP, from the coding sequence ATGACTAGCTTCATCCGCTTCGCCGACGCGCTGTCGGCGGCATTCGGCAAGGCATTCGCCTGGCTGATCATCCTGATGACGATCGGGACGAGTTACGAAGTCTTCGTTCGATACGTCCTGAACGACCCGACCCCGTGGGCGTTCGACGTCTCGTTCATCAACTACGGCACACTGTTCATGATGGGCGGCGCCTACACCCTGTCGCGGGGCGGGCACGTGCGGGGCGACTTCCTGTACCGGCTGTGGAAGCCGCGCACGCAGGCGATCGTCGACCTCACCCTCTATCTCTTCTTCTTCTTCCCCGGCGTCACGGCGCTGATCTTCGCCGGCTGGAAGTACGCGAGCCGCTCGTGGCGCTACGGCGAGGTGAGCGTCAACTCCCCCGCGGGCATCCCGATCTTCCAATTCAAGACGGTCATCGTCGCCGCCGGCATCCTCCTCTTCATCCAGGGGATCGCCGAGATCCTGCGCGCCATCAGGTGCATCCAGACCGGTGAGTGGATGCGTGCGCACGAGGACGTGCACGAGACCGAAGACGAACTGATGAACAAGGCCGCCGAGGCCGAAGCGGGCAACCATCCATGA